The Fragaria vesca subsp. vesca linkage group LG2, FraVesHawaii_1.0, whole genome shotgun sequence genome includes a window with the following:
- the LOC101297396 gene encoding fructose-1,6-bisphosphatase, cytosolic-like, which translates to MDHEADAYRTDLMTMTRFVLNEQSKHPESRGDFTILLSHIVLGCKFVCSAVNKAGLAKLIGLAGETNVQGEEQKKLDVLSNEVFVKALVSSGRTCILVSEEDEDAIFVEPSKRGKYCVVFDPLDGSSNIDCGVSIGTIFGIYALYDGGEPKLDDVLQPGKNMVAAGYCMYGSSCTFVLTTGSGVHGFTLDPSLGEFILTHPDIKIPKKGKIYSVNEGNAKNWDGPTAKYVEKCKFPTDGSPPKSLRYIGSMVADVHRTLLYGGIFLYPGDKKSPNGKLRVLYEVFPMSFLLEQAGGQAFTGKERALDLVPKKIHERSPIFLGSYDDVEEIKALYAAEEKKE; encoded by the exons ATGGATCATGAAGCTGATGCTTACCGTACTGACTTGATGACCATGACTCGGTTCGTGCTGAACGAGCAGTCCAAGCACCCTGAGTCACGAGGAGACTTCACCATCTTGCTCAGTCATATTGTTCTTGGCTGCAAGTTTGTGTGCTCTGCTGTCAATAAG GCTGGTCTGGCTAAACTTATTGGCCTTGCTGGAGAGACCAATGTTCAG GGTGAAGAGCAAAAGAAACTGGATGTTCTTTCAAATGAAGTTTTTGTGAAGGCTCTGGTCAGCAGTGGTCGAACT TGTATCCTTGTTTCTGAGGAAGATGAAGATGCCATATTTGTGGAACCATCAAAGCGCGGAAA GTACTGTGTTGTATTTGATCCACTGGATGGTTCGTCTAACATTGATTGTGGCGTTTCAATCGGCACG ATATTTGGGATTTATGCACTATATGATGGTGGTGAACCGAAACTAGATGATGTGTTGCAACCGGGAAAGAATATGGTGGCAGCAGGCTATTGCATGTACGGAAGTTCTTGCACG TTTGTGTTGACTACTGGAAGCGGAGTTCATGGTTTCACCCTTGATCCATCTCTTGGAGAGTTCATACTAACTCACCCAGACATCAAG ATTCCGAAGAAAGGAAAGATTTATTCTGTGAATGAAGGGAATGCTAAGAACTGGGATGGTCCAACAGCCAA ATATGTGGAGAAATGCAAATTCCCAACAGATGGTTCTCCACCAAAGTCTCTAAGATACATTGGAAG CATGGTTGCTGATGTTCATCGGACATTGCTTTATGGAGGTATCTTTTTGTACCCTGGTGATAAGAAGAGTCCAAACGGAAAACTGCG TGTTCTCTACGAAGTCTTCCCCATGTCATTCTTGCTGGAACAGGCGGGAGGTCAAGCCTTCACTGGCAAAGAACGG GCCCTTGACCTCGTTCCAAAGAAGATACATGAGCGGTCTCCAATATTCCTCGGCAGCTATGATGATGTGGAGGAGATCAAGGCACTCTATGCTGCTGAAGAAAAGAAAGAATGA